One window of the Hemitrygon akajei chromosome 5, sHemAka1.3, whole genome shotgun sequence genome contains the following:
- the ssb gene encoding lupus La protein produces MAENGVAQEMTPLEKKICEQIEYYFGDHNLPRDKFLKEQIKLDDGWIPLETMIKFNRLSRLTTDFTVIVEGLKKSKSGLLEISEDKSKIRRSPNKPLPEFEEYKNSIKARSVYVKGFPTSATLDEIKDWFDENGPVENIQMRRTLQKQFKGSVFVVFDSLDSATKFVEAPGWKYKETEMIVLFKDAYFQKKAEDRKQHKAKSKIDKEQKNTEDVLGKKSFEERTGCLLKFAGDLTDQTCREDIHEIFSTHGEIQWIDFIRGAKEGNILFKTNAKEILEKAKAAHDGKLLLRDKEVTWETVDGEEEKSILKKILEDQQESLNRHRAKARKGRGKGRSSKGGCGPQRVQFQGKKTTFEDEDSDEAQETGEAAATSPKKRTLEETESVNEPAAKQPKTENESSDQ; encoded by the exons ATGGCAGAAAATGGAGTGGCACAAGAAATGACTCCCCTTGAGAAGAAAATATGTGAACAGATTGAA TATTACTTTGGCGATCACAATTTGCCAAGAGATAAATTTCTCAAAGAACAGATCAAGTTGGATGATGGCTGGATACCCCTAGAAACCATGATTAAGTTTAACAG GTTAAGTCGTCTAACAACAGATTTCACTGTAATAGTAGAAGGTCTCAAGAAATCCAAAAGTGGACTTTTAGAAATCAGTGAGGACAAATCCAAAATCCGCCGTTCTCCTAACAAGCCTCTTCCTGaatttgaggagtataaaaactCTATTAAAGCCAGATCTGTCTATGTC AAAGGCTTTCCTACAAGTGCAACACTTGATGAGATTAAGGACTGGTTTGATGAAAATGGACCTGTGGAAAATATACAAATGAGAAGAACATTGCAGAAGCAGTTTAAG GGATCGGTATTTGTCGTCTTTGACAGTCTAGATTCGGCTACAAAATTTGTAGAAGCTCCAGGGTGGAAGTATAAAGAAACTGAAATGATTGTACTTTTCAA AGATGCTTATTTTCAGAAAAAAGCCGAAGACAGAAAGCAGCATAAAGCAAAATCTAAAAT TGATAAAGAACAGAAAAATACTGAAGATGTGCTGGGCAAG aaatctTTTGAAGAAAGAACTGGGTGCTTGCTGAAGTTTGCTGGTGATTTGACCGATCAGACATGCAGGGAAGATATTCATGAAATATTCTCCACTCATGGTGAAATACAGTGGATAGATTTTATAAGGGGTGCTAAAGAG GGAAATATCCTTTTCaaaacaaatgcaaaagaaatacTTGAAAAGGCAAAAGCAGCTCATGATGGAAAATTGCTTTTGAGAGACAAAGAAGTGACTTGGGAAACGGTTGATGGTGAAGAGGAAAAGTCAATTTTAAAGAAGATATTAGAAGACCAACAGGAATCTCTGAACAGACATAGAGCCAAAG CGCGAAAAGGTCGGGGTAAAGGAAGAAGTAGTAAAGGAGGCTGTGGACCACAAAGGGTTCAGTTTCAAGGCAAGAAAACAACATTTGAGGATGAAGACAGTGACGAAGCGCAGGAAACTGGAGAGGCTG CAGCTACAAGTCCAAAGAAGCGAACACTTGAAGAAACTGAATCTGTGAATGAACCTGCAGCAAAACaaccaaaaacagaaaatgaatctAGTGATCAATGA